A stretch of the Siniperca chuatsi isolate FFG_IHB_CAS linkage group LG24, ASM2008510v1, whole genome shotgun sequence genome encodes the following:
- the LOC122871887 gene encoding NLR family CARD domain-containing protein 3-like isoform X3 codes for MKTDQCMDPPISFKDGRHSADQRVDQESSEVPSGQSAQQHQTHLDSIFMLLEENIVTFVKNELNKIQKVLRSDYPECLESQREDEEVLDGKEEEQRRSSREAFLKITLHFLRRMKQEELADCLQSRSHSGDCQRKLKSNLKQKFQCVFEGIAKAGNPTFLNQIYTELYITEGGTAEVNDEHEVRQIETASRKPDRPETTIRQEDIFKPSPGRDEPIRTVMTKGVAGIGKTVLTQKFTLDWAEDKANQDIHFTFPFTFRELNLLKEEKYSLVELVHHFFTETKEAGICRFEEFQVLFIFDGLDECRLPLDFHNNEILTDVTESTSVDVLLTNLIRGNLLPSAHLWITTRPAAANQIPPGCVDMVTEVRGFTDPQKEEYFRKRFRDQEQASRIISHMKTSQSLHIMCHIPVFCWITATVLEDVLKTREGGELPKTLTEMYIHFLVVQSKLKSVKYDGGVETDPHWNEKNRKMIESLGKLAFEQLQKGNLIFYESDLTECGIDIKAASVCSGVFTQIFREERGLYQDKVFCFVHLSVQEFLAALHIHLTFISSGVNLLSEQQTMSWWSKMFVDDSTLFYRSALDQALQSPNGHLDLFLRFLLGLSLQTNRTLLRDLLTQTGSVSKTSPETVKYIKKKIEENPSAEKSINLFHCLNELNDRSLVEQIQQSLSSGSLSTDKLSPAQWSALVFILLSSEKDLDVFDLKKYSASEKALLRLLPVVKASNKALLTGCNLSERSCEALSSVLSSQSSSLRELDLSNNDLQDSGVKLLMAGLDSPHCKLETLRLSGCNLSERSYEALSSVLSSQSSSLRELDLSNNHLQDSGVKLLTAGLESPHCKLETLRVEPGGVRWLRPGLRKYSCELTLDTNTVNRNIKLSDDNRKATHVREDQPYPDHPDRFDDDWPQLLCRNGLTGRCYWEVEWRGRVDISVSYRGISRRGGRYDCVFGRNDQSWRLICSVDGYSVYHNKRRTSISFPSSVSHRVAVYVDCPAGTLSFYRVSSDTLIHLHTFNTTFTEPLYPGFGFGFRSRSGSSVSLCSL; via the exons atgaAGACTGACCAGTGTATGGATCCTCCTATATCCTTCAAAGATGGACGTCACTCTGCTGATCAAAG AGTCGACCAGGAGAGCTCAGAGGTTCCCAGTGGTCAGTCTGCCCAGCAGCATCAAACACACCTGGACTCCATATTTATG ctgctggaggagaacattGTCACTTTTGTGAAGAACGAGCTGAATAAGATCCAGAAGGTTCTGAGATcagattacccagaatgcttagagagtcagagggaggatgaggaggtgttggacggtaaggaggaagagcagaggaggagcagcagagaggcatttctgaagatcacactgcacttcctgaggagaatgaagcaggaggagctggctgactgTCTGCAGAGCA gaagtcattctggAGATTGTCAGCGTAAACTTAAATCTAACCTGAAGCAgaagttccagtgtgtgtttgaggggatcgctaaagcaggaaacccaacctttctgaaccagatctacacagagctctacatcacagagggagggactgcagaggtcaacgatgaacatgaggtcagacagattgaaacagcatccaggaaaccagacagaccagaaacaacaatcagacaagaagacatctttaaaccttcacctggaagagatgaaccaatcagaacagtgatgacaaagggagtggctggcattgggaaaacagtcttaacacagaagttcactctggattgggctgaagacaaagccaaccaggacatacacttcacatttccattcactttcagagaACTGAATctgctgaaagaggaaaagtacagcttggtggaacttgttcatcacttctttactgaaaccaaagaagcaggaatctgcaggtttgaagagttCCAGGTTTTGTTCATCTTTGATGGTCTGGATGAGTGTCGACTTCCTCTGGACTTCCACAACAATGAAATCCTGACTGATGTTACAGAGTCcacctcagtggatgtgctgctgacaaacctcatcagggggaacctgcttccctctgctcacctctggataaccacacgacctgcagcagccaatcagatccctcctgggtgtgttgacatggtgacagaggtcagagggttcactgacccacagaaggaggagtacttcaggaagagATTCAGAGATCAGGAGCAGgccagcagaatcatctcccaCATGAAGACATCACaaagcctccacatcatgtgccacatcccagtcttctgctggatcactgctacagttctggaggacgtgttgaagaccagagagggaggagagctgcccaagaccctgactgagatgtacatccacttcctggtggttcagtccaaactgaagaGCGTCAAGTATGATGGAGGAGTTGAGACAGATCCACACTGGAATGAAAAGAACAGGAAGATGATTGAGTCTCTGGGAAAACTGGCttttgagcagctgcagaaaggcaacctgatcttctatgaatcagacctgacagagtgTGGCATCGATATCAAAGCAGCCTCAGTGTGCTCAggagtgttcacacagatctttagagaggagagagggctgtACCAGGACAAGGTGTTCTGCTTCGTCCATCTgagcgttcaggagtttctggctgctcttcatATCCATCTGACCTTCATCAGCTCTGGTGTCAATCTGCTGTCAGAACAACAAACAATGTCCTGGTGGTCTAAAATGTTCGTAGACGATTCAACACTTTTCTATCGGAGTGCTTTGGACCAGGCCTTACAAAGCCCAAATGGACACTTGGACTTGTTCCTCCGCTTCCTCCTGGGACTTTCACTGCAGACCAATCGGACTCTCCTACGAGAcctgctgacacagacaggaagtgtctcAAAAACCAGTCCGGAAACAGTCAAgtacatcaagaagaagatcGAAGAGAAtccctctgcagagaaaagcatcaatcttttccactgtctgaatgaactgaatgatcgTTCTCTAGTGGAGCAGATCCAACAGTCCCTTAGTTCAGGAAGTCTCTCCACAGATAAactgtctcctgctcagtggtcagctctggtcttcatcttactgtcatcagaaaaagatctggatgtgtttgacctgaagaaatactctgcttcagAGAAGGCTCTTCTGAGGCTTCTGCCAGTGGTCAAAGCCTCCAACAAAGCTCT ACTGACTGGCTGtaacctctcagagagaagctgtgaagctctgtcctcggttctcagctcccagtcctctagtctgagagagctggacctgagtaacaacgacctgcaggattcaggagtgaagctgctgatgGCTGGACTGGATAGTCCACATTGTAaactggaaactctcag ACTGAGTGGCTGtaacctctcagagagaagctatgaagctctgtcctcggttctcagctcccagtcctctagtctgagagagctggacctgagtaacaaccacctgcaggattcaggagtgaagctgctgacggctggactggagagtccacattgtaaactggaaactctcag ggTGGAGCCCGGTGGAGTCCGATGGCTGAGACCAGGTCTgaggaagt attcctgtgaactcacactcgacacaaacacagtgaacagaAACATCAAACTGTCTGACGACAACAGGAAGGCGACACATGTGAGGGAGGATCAGCCATATCCTGATCATCCAGACAGGTTTGACGACGACTggcctcagctgctgtgtagaaatggtctgactggtcgctgttactgggaggtcgagtggagaggaagagttgatatatcagtgagttacagaggaatcagcaggagaggaggcagaTATGACTGTGTGTTTGGAAGGAATGATCAGTCCTGGAGACTGATCTGCTCTGTTGATGGTTACTCTGTCTATCACAATAAGAGAAGAACATCCatctccttcccctcctctgtctctcacagagtagcagtgtatgtggactgtcctgctggcactctgtccttctacagagtctcctctgacacactgatccacctccacaccttcaacaccacattcactgaacctctttatcctggcTTTGGGTTTGGCTTCAGGTCCAGGTCtggttcctcagtgtctctgtgttctctgtag
- the LOC122871994 gene encoding LOW QUALITY PROTEIN: mid1-interacting protein 1-B-like (The sequence of the model RefSeq protein was modified relative to this genomic sequence to represent the inferred CDS: inserted 1 base in 1 codon), whose translation MMQISESYNQKNSLFNAMNRFIGAVNNMDQTVMVPSLLRGVPLGGRRGPKAESPANGGAYFHQGADMYSSYVLLKSIRNDMEWGVLQGEKVGAAEVGEGDLEKQFHFHLKGLHAVLXKLACKANTLTTRYKEEIGCGN comes from the exons ATGATGCAGATATCTGAATCCTACAACCAGAAGAACTCGCTCTTCAACGCCATGAACCGCTTCATCGGCGCCGTCAACAACATGGACCAGACGGTGATGGTGCCCAGCCTGCTGCGGGGCGTCCCGCTGGGCGGACGCCGAGGACCGAAGGCGGAGAGCCCCGCTAACGGCGGCGCTTACTTCCACCAGGGCGCCGACATGTACAGCTCGTACGTGCTGCTCAAGTCCATCCGCAACGACATGGAGTGGGGCGTCCTGCAGGGCGAGAAGGTGGGCGCGGCAGAGGTGGGCGAGGGCGACCTGGAGAAACAGTTTCATTTCCACCTGAAAGGACTCCACGCGGTTC TCAAGCTGGCGTGCAAGGCCAACACGCTCACGACCCGCTACAAGGAGGAGATCGGCTGCGGGAACTGA